The DNA region ATAAGTGATAGAGTACTCATTCAGCCGGACGATATATCCGGCCGAATGGGCTATCCATATTTTTTCGTTTTATTACTTGCATGTTCAATGCTTTTATGGTATATTTCCTCCTTGTTTTCTTAATTATATTTCAAATAATCCATTAATTCTGATATGAATATGAAAAAGCACGTTTTATTAGTTCTACTTTTGGGTCTAACAACCTCTTTCTGTTATTCACAAGTAAAAGTCAGTGTACAAGGTGGTGCCGGTTTCAGTGGCATCACAAAGGATAAAAATTATAAGGCTGACTTCGGATACCGTTTCGGGGTTGGGGTGGAGTTCCCTTTAGCTCGTGCCTGGTCATTACAGACAGGTCTCCAACTCTTGAACAGGAAAAGTTCCATTGATGAAGATGCATTAGAAACTCGCCAATACGAAGGAGAGACAGTTTTGCTCTATGAGACGAAAAAGTCTAAAATGAGCGCCGTCTATCTTCAGCTTCCAGTGAAAATAGCGACATATCTACCCTTGAATACGGATTGTGGTTTACAAATAAGTGCAGGACCGTACATTGCTTATGGTATTGGAGGAAATATTGACGGTGAAATGAAACGAGATCCTCATTGGAGTGGTAGTGGTCTTGTTCCGGAAGGATTTGAGGACTTGGGTACTCATCGAGAGTTTCGTTCTGATACTTTCAATAAAGACAGAGGCTTGAAACGATTGGACATCGGATTGAGTGCCGGGGTAGATTTCAAGTACAAATCTTTTTTTGTCGGTGGCGCAGTGGAGTACGGCCTTCTTCCCGTCAGTAAGGAATTTCTTAAAAGTATGTTCGAGGATGTTTTCGACGAAAACAAAATAACGAGGTCTCCCCATAATTTCGGGGTGGAGCTTCATGTAGGTTACTGCTTTAACTTGTGGAAATAAACTGTACTCCATTCAGTCCAATATATTATTGGGAATCATTTCGGAGAACCTCGAATTAAAAATTCTTATACTCAAATACAAGTTTTATGATACGGAATAAATACATCTTATGTTTTATATTTCTGTTATTTGCAGCCACTTCGTTTGCTCAGAGCAGATATGCTCTTTCATTTTCCGATTACATGGATGGAAAGTTCACTGCATTGGAGAATCTTGCTATTAAATCCAGGTCCCAGAGCAAGAGATTCTGGAATGGAGGCGCCGATTTTAAACCGAAGACGGGTGATAAAAAGACAGATAAGCTATTGAAGAAAGAGGTAAAGTATATCATACATCAGGATACCTTGTATGTAAACTGTCGGTAATTAAGATATGAGGGATGCAGGTTTGGCAGTTGGTATGCACCCGGTTTCCGCTTTGGTACAAACAAGATTTGTTTTATCGGTACTAAGATTGGCAAAAAGCAGATAAGTGAGGCTGTTGCGGGGGGTATGCTCTTCGGTGCCATAGGAGGGGCTATCGTAGCGTCTAAGCAACTGAAAAACAAAGTTTGTTATTTGATAGAGTCTGATAGCAAGAAAGTGAAACTCATCACTAAAAACAATATGAGAACTATTTTGCTGAATTATCCTGAGTATTCGCAGGAATATAACGCTTTGCCCGAAGAAAAGAAAGAGTCGGCAATTATAGTTATAGAGTATCTTATCAAAGCGGGATTATTAATGAGATATTAGAAAAATCTATAAAATGAAAGTCATGAAGTATGTGTTATTGATGTTTGGCTTATGCTGCCTGAATGTCAGTGTTTGGGGGCAAGAAAAGAGTGTAGTTCTCACGATGGAAGATGTGGTTGGGATGCAGGAAGCACAAAAAGAGCAGGAGAAGAGGATAAGAGTACCGAGAAACACGTTTATTGTGAATTTCGGCTATGGATGGATAACGAGTGAGGTGGTGATGCGCTCGGGATCTTACAAGTGGAAAGGAGGGGGAGAGTATAAAGTAGCGTATAACTGGGTCGGTGACGGCGGATATGGATTTGGAGTGGAATGTGAGGCTATTACTACTGATTTCCCGGAGGAACTTGTGACGTTGGGTTATGTGGCTCCTGTCTTTGTCTATTGCCAG from Bacteroides sp. MSB163 includes:
- a CDS encoding porin family protein yields the protein MKKHVLLVLLLGLTTSFCYSQVKVSVQGGAGFSGITKDKNYKADFGYRFGVGVEFPLARAWSLQTGLQLLNRKSSIDEDALETRQYEGETVLLYETKKSKMSAVYLQLPVKIATYLPLNTDCGLQISAGPYIAYGIGGNIDGEMKRDPHWSGSGLVPEGFEDLGTHREFRSDTFNKDRGLKRLDIGLSAGVDFKYKSFFVGGAVEYGLLPVSKEFLKSMFEDVFDENKITRSPHNFGVELHVGYCFNLWK